The genomic DNA ATCATATATTGATAATGAGCTATTAGAAAAAGTTGAGTTTATATTAACCTTAAAGGATGAAGTTAATAAACACCTCGAAGAAGCCAGAAAAAATAAGATAATTGGACATTCCCTTGACGCAGAAATTGAATTACAAATAGGCAAAGAATATGAAAAATTTCTAAATATTGATGAAACTTTGGAGCGTATTTTCTTGGTTTCTAAAGCATCCGTTATATATTCAAATACTAATGAAAGAATTATAAAAGTAAATGCCTCTAAAGCGCCAAAATGTGAGAGATGTTGGAATCATTCAGATACTGTTAATGAAGATAACCTTTGCTCAAGATGTTTTAATGTATTAAATGCGAAATAAAGTTATACTATTTGTTATATATTTAATATTGGTCTTTTTAGATCAATATACGAAGATTATTATAGAAAACATTCTACCTTTATATTCTTCAATTGAAGTATTTAAAACTCTAAATATAACACATATACAAAATAAAGGTGTTGCCTTTGGTCTTTTAGCTAATTTAAATTTTAAAGAATTGAGGTTTATATTTATAGCCATTTATATTATTATAATTTTTACTCTTTTATACTTTTTATATAAAGATTATAATAGAATAATAGCTAAATATGGGTATATAATGATTTTAGCAGGGGCTACAGGTAACCTAATTGATAGGATAAGGATTGGTAAGGTTATAGATTTCATAGATTTTCATATACACAATTGGCACTATCCTGCTTTTAATATAGCAGATAGCTCAATTACAATTGGTATTATAATACTATTAATTGATTTTATATTTTTAAGAGAGGCTAAAAATTATGAAAGCATTAAAAGTTAAAAGAGCTTTAATAAGCGTATCTGATAAAAGTGGTATTATAGATTTTGCTAAATATTTAAGTTCTAATAATGTAGAGATAATCTCAACTGGGGGAACAGCTAAACTCTTAGAGGAAAACAGTATAAATACTA from Deferribacterota bacterium includes the following:
- the lspA gene encoding signal peptidase II, whose protein sequence is MRNKVILFVIYLILVFLDQYTKIIIENILPLYSSIEVFKTLNITHIQNKGVAFGLLANLNFKELRFIFIAIYIIIIFTLLYFLYKDYNRIIAKYGYIMILAGATGNLIDRIRIGKVIDFIDFHIHNWHYPAFNIADSSITIGIIILLIDFIFLREAKNYESIKS